From Glycine max cultivar Williams 82 chromosome 11, Glycine_max_v4.0, whole genome shotgun sequence, the proteins below share one genomic window:
- the LOC100500658 gene encoding FCS-Like Zinc finger 6-like codes for MLLGKRPRAPIMKRTTSMSGGLAVETKTSKEEEVLMSDNMKLVDPHVNVVAMGTPNDQFVPNHTKNVSQANGSYVYGDRLMGMGVNMSMPLSPTTSNNHRHHMTHNHTTNTNNIHTTSHFLRTCGLCNCHLAPGRDIYMYRGDTAFCSLECREKQMKQDQRKEKWKAGSNKEHHRASPPGATAKASCN; via the exons ATGTTGCTTGGAAAACGTCCTCGGGCACCGATTATGAAAAGAACTACAAGCATGAGTGGTGGTTTGGCCGTGGAAACCAAAACAAGCAAGGAGGAAGAAGTACTCATGTCTGATAACATGAAACTCGTGGATCCACATGTTAACGTTGTTGCCATGGGAACACCAAATGATCAATTCGTGCCTAACCACACCAAAAATGTTTCTCAGGCCAACGGTTCATATGTATATGGTGACCGTTTGATGGGCATGGGCGTCAACATGAGCATGCCTCTTTCCCCGACAACCTCAAATAACCATCGTCACCACATGACTCACAACCATACAACAAACACTAACAACATACATACTACTTCTCACTTTCTTCGGACTTGTGGCCTCTGCAACTGTCATTTGGCACCTGGCCGAGATATCTATATGTATag ggGGGACACGGCATTTTGCAGTTTGGAGTGTAGGGAGAAGCAGATGAAGCAGGACCAGAGGAAAGAGAAGTGGAAGGCGGGGTCTAATAAGGAGCACCACCGTGCATCGCCACCGGGCGCCACCGCGAAGGCTTCTTGTAATTGA